One Hoplias malabaricus isolate fHopMal1 chromosome 12, fHopMal1.hap1, whole genome shotgun sequence genomic window, TTTCATGAGTGGGAGGAACCCGAGACGTGAACCTATCAGCTGCAGCCACCGTGATTCCCGTGTTGTCCACTTCTTTAGGAATGAACCTTGCGATGTCAATGTCCTGAAACtcctggtcttcctcttcctgGAAAccacaccccaaaaaaaaaaacccacaaattaACACGTGAAGCAAACTTGACAAATGAATTCAACACGTCTCGAATGAAGAACACATCGTCAGATGATCCCGCTTACTTTAAATTCCTCTACTGCTATTTAGCAATTACTGTAATAAACAGAGCCTAATAGACACATGTAGAAACGGTTGACGTCTTGTTGTTAATCATAATACTATTTTGATACAGTAAAAGGAAAATTAAGAAtccaatatttaattaattacattaatttaattcacGGTTCAAATTTGGGCAGCCCTGATTTAGTCAGACAGGTGGACAGAAGTCTAGCCATTCACTCATGACAGCTTCTGTTGTTTATAATTACCCAGTGATTACAGAAATTCCTTAAACAGCAACTGATTATCAAAGTTTAATGATATGGAGGAATGGGCCTGACATCACTTTCCTGCACACTTTATGATACTCTTCTTCTATGAAGGCTATTGTATATTTgtattatgtttatattattattattactacagaAACACTAATATTTAAAAGACAGCTTCTTGTATCACTGTACGCCATTCGTTTTCAAAGACAGCTGGGTAGAGTCTATGATGCAACATATTTTGTGAGCGCTCtaactttatgtaaattagaaGTGAAGCGATGTGGCAATGACCGATGGAACCTGAGCAGGCTGCTACATGCTTCATCTCTGCTACTTCAGTGGGCACATTGTGTCAGTGATAGCACAGCAACCGAAGGTCAGGTCGAGTTTAGTAGGGTCCACAGACCAAACGTGATGAGCGGTAAGAGGCCAAAAAAAAGGCTCTGTACGTGTGACATGGGCGGCGTTCTCACCTCCTCGGAAAGATTGTCGTCGTCGTCCTCGTTGTTGTATCTGGTATCATCCGCTTCCTCGTCGTCGTCGTTGACCAGCTCGGGCCGGAACTCAAACACCTCACGTCCACTCACCTGGAAACAACAGGGAATTAAAGACAAAAAACCATGAGACACAGTGAGACATTACGACACCTCTGTGATCACAGGTAATCCTCTAGAATTGAGACATGAGGCTAAAGTGGATCAGGAAGGAGACAACATTCATTTACAGGCCTCTGAGTCACGAGTCCAACAACAGAGAGACGGAAACTGGCCATAAGAGAAACTCAGACAATGAGGTGGTTTATACCGCCCCCTGCTGCCACCTTCTGTATAATGAGGTCAAACAGTCCAAACCAGCACATTTACCAGGTATAGCAACACATTGAGCAATGCCCCTGTACCGTTTTAAAGTGAATTAAGACCCTCTAAAGtattattaattcatatattttttaaaactactGATATTCTAAATAATTGatcattataattaattaataagttCTTCaaatctgtatttgtgtgtatttttattttgtttattgccGTTCTTTAATATTGTAACAAAAAGTAAATATTACACCATCACCCACTAAAACtaaccaaaataataaataaataaataaataaatcatccaACTCCTCCTTTAATTTAACATGACCTCTTCCTCAAATGCAAGTGAAACAGCGAACTCACTCCGAGCGATCGTCCTGCTTTGAAGTCTGCTTTCTTCCTCTCCAGGTCCTGCTCGGCTTTAGCAAGTTTCTCctgcctcttcctcttcttccagGCCAGGAACGTTTCCAGCGTGATCCGAGTGACATTTGGTCCCAGAGCAGATCGCTACAGAAACATCACAATATTAAAGTAAATGACGTGAATCAATGAAAACACTAACTCATAACCAAACGCTGCAAAATACAGAGCACCTCTAGTTCTCTGGTTGTAGGATACGTGTATCAATCATACGGCGATGCATTTTAAACTTGTTTACCTCCACCTGCAGAACTAAACAGTAGTGCTTTCAACAGGACCAAGAGACTGAGAGTCAACATACTGTTAAAAAGGTCTGAGTGTGTTACTGAGGGCGTAAAGGTACTTTTGACTAAACCAAACTGGATTTACACAAATCTGCTTCATCCTCTAATTCAGACAATACACCCTCACCACGACAAACTCCATAAACGCCGCTGATACAGGAGTCAACCCTGAGCCCTAAAGAGAGAGCTgacaaataaacaagtaaaacatGAAGCCAAAATTAGAGCTGATTTCTGGGAAATGATTCTTAAATAAACCGTTTTCACTCTTGAATCTATTCGATGCACAGAGGAATTTGGAAGATGTCGTTTTGGTTTCTGGAGTGgactagtctcagccacagaggcGCCGCCTTCAGCtggattctgattggctgcctccTACACGTCATGCCAAACTAGCAGACTTGTTATTGGGCCTTTTgagtgtcagtcaaatttcttatccTGCTGTTGTAGAAGGTTCTTGGCCACATTTGTTGGAGAAAGctaccagactctccctagaggTGAACGTCACGTCACTCATCAGGCTTGGGATCAGTTTACTACCGTTTTGGAGCTGAAAGTTAAGAGAGCTGTACAGGGCGAGGGCAGTAACGCTAGCTGAAATAACACGGCCTTGAGTATTTGTTTACAAAAAGACTAGCTGCTTTTCTCTGTGTAAACGTCTAGTCACATGATCAAGTGTGGCCTTCTGTGTCAGGATACGGCTTTAACGTAATGGCTACTTTAATGCATCTCACTCCTGTCCCTGTATCTGTCATTTCAACATATATCATTTTAGACTTATAATGCTGTTTGCTTTAGAAGATGCCCCACACACACCTTGTATCACTACATTATAAACCTCGTGTCCCTTTGCTCCCTCTTTCCTCCACTCACCTCGTTCTCAATCAGCTCCTCCAGCGAGATCTgctcctcttcatcctcctccttcttTTTGTCCTTCTTCAGAACGAATCCCGCCGGCAGGGCGTGACGGTACATGCACGTGTCTCCTCCTCCGGGACACACCCAGAACCAGCCGTATTTGTTGTTTTCAATGGCATCAAGGAAATATTTACAGACCTGtttacacatccacacacacaaacacagcagcgtTAATCAATCACTGACTGTTCTGCCGAGACAGAGTACACATAAGAAGAATTGGGAACGTCTGTTGTCGCTactccaggttcagcactggagaaactgctctatgtaactttaggagaagggtaggaaaccatttAATCCAGAGCTTTAACAGAATATTAGAAGCCATCATTGCAGCAACAGGGAACAAACTCCCTATAAATACTCTTCAATTCAGGAGAAATGCTGGacgagcaggtgtctacaaactcaacgtgtgatgtgtgtgatgtgtgtgtgtgtgtattggcaGAAGTTGATGAGAACCTACGATCTGAGTCTTTGCTTTCTTCTTCTCCGCCTCCCCGTGCTTTTTGTTGACGACTTCCTCCAGCTTCTTCTCATCCCAGTTGTCCATGGTGTCTGCACATTCAACACAGGAGAAAATACACATGATACATCCACTAGAAATGACCGTGGCACCAACTAATCCCACCTCATAGCTTAGCCACTGCAGTCAGTATCAGTTGTATCTAAATCTCTCGTGCGTGCCTTCGTTCAGGAAGTGTCTCGCTGTGTGACCGAACATTAATtctgctatttatttattacccaTTCTTCAAGTCcaagctgttgctctgcactgAACAAACCCTTTGGCTCTGTGATTCTCCACGGAGGAAACACTCTTCGCCAAGGCCCCGTCGACACGGATTGGgatgtttttaaacacaccCACATGAAAACACTAATTTAGGTCACTGAAGTCCTAAAGTTTTTGAAAGCGCTCTCCAAGGTGGAGATTTTGGAAAGTGCCGTTGTCTGTGTTCTCACGTGAAAGAGGGAAACGCAGTTTATTCAGAAACGCTGACATCACagtgtttctgtctctgtctgaaatTCTAACAGCTCCTCGTACCCTCTGTAatgaattacatcagtcataaactacactgttcacacactgacagcactacatttcagattcacacatgggtataaatataaaattatccACATATAATTCACTGTGAAGACCTAGACTCAGTAATTTTAAGACTTGTGTAGTACACTACATAGGAGTaaggagtgatttgggattataacactctctctcatgcttCGTGGTATTGTGATGTCTCTCTTAAAGAGGTACTACCGCCACCTACAGGACTGACGTTATAATGCAGCTGTTTTGTTCATCTGGAAGGGGATATTTTCAGAAACGGAGGAATAGCTCAGTTTTTACAAATATCCGGATCCATGTGGACGAGGAGTAAGCCTCACAACTTTAACATAAACGACGGTTCACAGATGGTTGGAGTTGGTGGTCATCTCTTTGAAAAAGCTCCACACTGCTGTACCGCCCAGTGTTTTTATCAGGTTCTCTCCTTGGACACACTAATGTTACAATGTTGGTGTAAGATTTTTCATAAAAATAGTTCTGAAACGTATCTATGCACTCACTCTAAATCCATCATTCCTTATTTCAGCTCTCACTGTTTAATGGTTTTTCTCCAGTGTTAAGACAAGGGTGGGTTCCCCTTTTGAAACCTTTTCCTCTCACTGGTTATTTCTCttgttctgagggagtttttctaaGACCTAGATTTCACTACAGCTGCTGTAAAAAGAGCAAAACATATCATTGAATCACACAATAATTAGTTTCCAAAGAAGTAAAAAGGCCTTAATGGCCTTAGTTCTGCACTTGGAAGCTCATGAAATTCATTAAGAAATGTGTGTGCCCCCAAACATTCACCCAACCCTAAGCAGCTGTATTTGTACAAGCATTCCTCACATCTTTCAGCTTCATCATCAGAAGAGGGCTTCCTTTGTTTTAAATCGGAATATTCTCACTTCACAGTGGCACCACAAGAGAATGcattacatatatttacttCAGTAAGTGCTTCATCCTGCTCAGGAtctcagtgggtccagagcctgaaGATAGGTTCCCCCCCCCCCAGGACCGCAAAAACCCAAAACCCTACAGCTGTGTCTCAGCAGCATCATGCGCAGCGCCATCAAGCTGCTCGTTTAGAACAGcaatagatagatatatatttGTCATTGTGGCCAGAACGTCCCTTTAAACACCATCAGACATCACAGGATAAAACACAAATGACCACAGGGAATGTACTGGGTGTTGATAATTAGAGGAAAGGTGTTTGTCTCTTGCCTTTCTCCAGATCCTCATCCCTGCCGTCCACGTACACACTGCGCTTCTCACACTTTCGGTCCAGACTCAGGTCGTGAGAAAACTTGCATTTATCCCCTTTAGTGCACTGCCCTTGTTTAAAGAAAGCGCACAGCACTGACTTGGGGTCCACACCTGAAAAAAGGAAtatggaaattaaaaaaatgtaagagTAATGCTGAGTAAAGTAGTTTGGTGAGGAGACGTGAGCCAGTATAGATTTACAACAGTGTGAACACCCACTTTGCATCAGCCGTTCTCTGTAGATCTGACACCAAAGTAAACAATCTGGTGCTCACAAGACAGAACCAGAGGTGGTCTGCTCGCTCCTGATTGGCTAAAGGCAATGCATTTAACAAGTGTTTTCAGAGCCAACGTTGTCTACAGTAAATCTAGAGGAAAACAAAAGGGAACAGTGTTTCTAAATGTGCTTCTCCAAAAGGGAACTGCTCCATGGTTCTCCAACAAACCTAACACTGTTCCTGAATGAAAGCACTGATGAAGCTCGGTGTTCGTCTTCTGCCTGGAGCTACACTCTCTGATATTAAACAGGAGAGTTTATAGTTTGGGATCAAACAAGAACTGTGATTAAATGTCAATTAAGAAACAAAAGTTATGCAATCACCTGCAATTTATAATTATACCTGAGCAATTGTTTTGGATGGAAATGTAGCATCAACTGTTAAAGTTAAGGCTCACCCTAAATTCAGATctaccgccccccccccccccccctcccccccctcaTATCAGACAGCCCGGACACGTTTGATGTCTGACACTATCCTCTTCACATTTGAGCTGGAGCTACAATATTATAATCATGTAAATCTGAGCAGCTGAGATTTTTTGGGAGGGAACTGGAGGTCGTCTTACAACGTGTGGTTTTATTCAGCACATGTGTTTGTAATTCAATTTTGACACAACTATTTCTACCCACTCGTTTTCCCTTTGAATCATGCAGGCTGTTTAATTGAACTGTTTTTGTGGATTATGCAAATGAGCGCTCTCCTGATTTGCTGCCCTGTGCTGTGCCTCATGGGGCTGTCTTTATTTGAACTTCAGCATTACGGGGTGGGGCTAATTTGCcttaaaaatctgtttaatgtTAGAAACACAgctgagacagaggagagatgagtacatttttaaatgttaatacacTTTGTCAAGGCCGTAGTTTAACAGAGACATTTTCATATTGTTTAGTTACCTTTGCTGACTTTCTGCGCTGCGACAACAGGTTTGAAAAGCTCattcagttcagacagatccttcttcttgtctgtttttttggtttgtttgtcaGATTCAGCAGCAGCAACCTGCAAATACACACAGGATGTGAAACGCAGTGAGACGCTGTAAACTGAATCCGTCAGAGAAACTGTGTTTATCTGCCATGGTCCTCACCTGCCGAGCGTTTTGCTGTCCATATTTAACCTGCTGCGTCACAGTCTTGATGAACTTCTGCTGTTTGGCTCCCTTTTTGTTCTTCAGTCCAAACGTTTTATCCTGTTGCACACAGATATTTAGGTACAGAAATGTCAAACAAACTCAACCAGAACTGAGTATCTGTTAAATACACAGTTAAATCATATTCCAACTCAAGATCTGgggtccaccaacccacacactgtgaaacaagaccaacaAATCAGTCTGTGAGTCAGGAGAAACAAGCCGTTCtaattctgctccgcttctggcGTCAATTGCAGATAGTTTAGAATTGCCCGCCCCCTCAcatgagtctctccaatcacagcgctggattCGCTTTTATGTGAgtgcgcaaagacgaggttaaacgcagcaaaacaatCACAGAGAATAAGAACACAGAgtaaaaacagtagaaaatgggaatggagaaggaggagaaccAAGCGTAAACGACTAAAaccgctcctcactgctgtgcgctcggggtcggggtgaacagcgagcggctcattatcatttaaagagaaAGCGGACGTTCTGAACAGGGTTctttagacagagggagaacgctgctgtgggttTTTGACCAaagctgtgttccactgtggagaaagGGTATCATTTGTCCCCTGTAAGCTAcaatattttttcaaaaattaAGGTCCAGACCTGATGTTTTGCCTATAAACCCTAACCTAACTCATTTCTATCTGGGATAGCTGTGTCTGTGGCAATCTTGCACTTGATTCTGTGATAAATATCCAcattaaactggttaaaaatcACACTTGTTTCAAAATTGTTACGAGATCTTAGGTCATAACTAAGAATCTTCCTCA contains:
- the zc3h15 gene encoding zinc finger CCCH domain-containing protein 15, with product MPPKKPAPATGSKKTQEKKKEKIIEDKTFGLKNKKGAKQQKFIKTVTQQVKYGQQNARQVAAAESDKQTKKTDKKKDLSELNELFKPVVAAQKVSKGVDPKSVLCAFFKQGQCTKGDKCKFSHDLSLDRKCEKRSVYVDGRDEDLEKDTMDNWDEKKLEEVVNKKHGEAEKKKAKTQIVCKYFLDAIENNKYGWFWVCPGGGDTCMYRHALPAGFVLKKDKKKEEDEEEQISLEELIENERSALGPNVTRITLETFLAWKKRKRQEKLAKAEQDLERKKADFKAGRSLGVSGREVFEFRPELVNDDDEEADDTRYNNEDDDDNLSEEEEEDQEFQDIDIARFIPKEVDNTGITVAAADRFTSRVPPTHETDDLKLSEASGGVENGEHHADPKQEEEDEESGGEEPEAVPVDENLFTGEDLDELEDELNTLDLEE